A window of Cryptomeria japonica chromosome 3, Sugi_1.0, whole genome shotgun sequence contains these coding sequences:
- the LOC131054534 gene encoding F-box/FBD/LRR-repeat protein At5g56420-like has protein sequence MGMTRLMARASATDRLSALSDDVLLDHIFTKISYTDVIRSSILSQRWRFLWRKTPILKFCRQDFEKQKDDRILAIINNALLHLDARLLYFNLRIALDDPKAADINTWIRLAAEKKVERMELHISYRDPNRTLNASTIVELGETVFRCENLTALVLKSINLPMIPNNFGVFRSLKKLYCWGNLNLDDAMFEQFMAVCPHLRNLGIGGCRGLRNLIIRSSNLMYLQLTVLSPGLSLQIACPRLTEISLIDWGPCSGLKLLQGISRSESIKRIIIHSML, from the coding sequence ATGGGAATGACAAGGTTAATGGCTAGAGCATCCGCAACAGACAGGTTGTCTGCATTATCAGATGATGTTCTTTTAGATCATATTTTCACAAAGATTTCTTACACAGATGTTATACGCTCCTCCATCCTCTCTCAGAGATGGCGATTCTTGTGGAGGAAAACACCCATCCTCAAGTTTTGTCGCCAGGATTTTGAGAAACAAAAAGATGACAGGATACTCGCCATAATTAACAATGCCCTGCTCCATCTCGATGCTCGTCTTCTCTATTTCAATCTTCGAATCGCCCTGGATGATCCCAAGGCTGCCGATATCAACACTTGGATTCGACTTGCAGCTGAAAAAAAGGTTGAACGCATGGAGCTACACATCTCTTATAGAGATCCAAATAGGACTCTTAACGCTTCTACCATAGTGGAGCTTGGAGAGACTGTTTTTAGGTGTGAAAACCTCACTGCCCTAGTACTGAAATCCATCAATCTTCCCATGATACCCAATAATTTTGGGGTTTTCCGATCCCTCAAAAAACTTTATTGCTGGGGTAATTTGAATTTGGATGATGCCATGTTTGAGCAATTCATGGCCGTCTGCCCACATCTCCGAAATTTGGGGATTGGCGGTTGTAGGGGGTTGAGAAACTTGATTATACGTTCTTCCAATCTCATGTACCTACAACTAACAGTTCTAAGCCCTGGTTTATCATTGCAGATAGCTTGTCCCCGTTTGACAGAAATTAGCCTCATCGATTGGGGGCCATGCTCGGGGCTTAAATTACTACAAGGAATTTCAAGATCAGAATCCATTAAACGTATTATAATACATAGCATGCTGTGA
- the LOC131874377 gene encoding uncharacterized protein LOC131874377 encodes MKALFCAQDLWEFVENGYQEPIDATTYNTLTQVEKDLLKENKKKDSKALFLIFQGVNESIFPRIQVATKSKQAWDFLQTAYQGMKKVKIAKLQMLRRDFKTIYMKESDTIDSFFTQIIGLVNQIRSHGENLEERRVVEKVLRSLPTRFESIVVAIEETKNLSQFSVDELHASLISHEHKLSRSTNSNLEHAFKTQVSINHGRGKGRTNFRGRGRNSYRGGRGSPSNSNGRGSSPSSSSGRGNYQISTQNQPQSQRYDKSSVQCHYCKKFGHYINECRKKQYDSKQQSANFTKENQTQDSMFIACNVAQESEKDILVLDSGCSNHMTENLEMFSSLDESVKSDVTLGNDNKVSVMGKGSVNILTKMGEKKYISDVYFVSGLKQNLMSIGQLIQKGYRVYFKNKECTILDKFPSNQLIEKVKMTSNRMFSLKIKPDLKVEFCQEHNTMNPRVHEGKVVAVPQIVYQAEIRDENWLYLRFGHLNFGNLNLLHKKKMVMGLPLIEKLDRICEGCILGKQHR; translated from the coding sequence ATGAAGGCATTATTTTGTGCACAAGATTTATGGGAGTTTGTTGAAAATGGCTACCAAGAACCAATAGATGCAACAACATATAATACATTAACTCAAGTAGAGAAAGACTTattgaaggaaaataaaaagaaagactcAAAAGCCCTCTTCCTCATCTTTCAAGGAGTGAATGAAAGCATTTTTCCAAGGATTCAAGTAGCAACAAAGTCCAAGCAAGCATGGGACTTTCTTCAAACAGCctatcaaggaatgaaaaaggtaAAAATAGCTAAGTTGCAAATGTTAAGAAGGGATTTTAAGACCATCTACATGAAAGAATCAGATACAATAGACTCATTTTTCACTCAAATCATTGGATTGGTAAACCAAATCAGATCTCATGGTGAAAACCTTGAAGAAAGAAGAGTTGTTGAAAAGGTTTTGAGAAGTTTGCCTACAAGATTTGAATCTATTGTGGTGGCCATAGAAGAGACAAAGAATCTCTCACAATTTTCAGTGGATGAGCTTCATGCTTCACTCATTTCTCATGAGCATAAACTAAGCAGgtcaacaaattcaaatttggagcATGCATTCAAGACACAAGTTTCAATCAACCATGGTAGAGGCAAGGGAAGaacaaatttcagaggtagaggaagaaattcataTAGAGGTGGAAGAGGCAGCCCATCAAACTCAAATGGAAGAGGTAGCAGCCCATCAAGCTCAAGTGGAAGAGGCAACTATCAAATATCAACTCAAAATCAGCCCCAAAGCCAAAGGTATGACAAATCCTCAGTCCAATGTCattattgcaagaaatttgggcattacataaatgaatgtagaaagaagcaATATGATTCTAAACAACAAAGTGCAAATTTTACCAAGGAAAATCAAACTCAGGACAGCATGTTCATAGCTTGTAATGTTGCACAAGAAAGTGAGAAAGATATATTGGTTTTAGACTCGGGTTGTAGCAATCATATGACTGAAAATTTGGAAATGTTTTCTAGTTTGGATGAGAGTGTAAAATCAGATGTAACATTGGGGAATGACAACAAAGTTTCAGTTATGGGTAAAGGTAGTGTCAACATTCTAACCAAAATGGGGGAGAAAAAGTATATTTCAGATGTCTATTTTGTTAGTGGACTAAAACAAAACTTAATGAGTATAGGGCAGCTCATTCAAAAAGGGTATAGAGTCTATTTCAAGAACAaagaatgcacaattttagacAAATTTCCAAGCAATCAGCTCATAGAAAAAGTCAAAATGACAAGCAATAGAATGTTTTCCCTAAAGATAAAACCAGATTTGAAAGTAGAGTTTTGTCAAGAACATAACACAATGAATCCACGAGTGCATGAAGGAAAAGTTGTAGCAGTCCCCCAAATAGTTTATCAAGCTGAAATTAGAGATGAAAATTGGTTATACCTAAGATTTGGGCATCTAAACTTTGGAAACTTGAACTTATTGCATAAGAAGAAAATGGTGATGGGGTTGCCACTAATAGAAAAACTGGATAGAATATGTGAAGGATGTATTTTGGGTAAACAACATAGATAA
- the LOC131054532 gene encoding putative FBD-associated F-box protein At5g56410, with the protein MAITRLMARASTPDRLSALSDDVLLDHIFTKISYRDVVRSSILSQRWRFLWRKTPILKFCLEDFRKQKDDMRIQAIINKAFLHLDARLLYLNLRVALDDPKAADINNWIRLAAEKKVERMELYISYRDPNTRIDASTIVELGDSFLRCENLTALVLKSINLPMIPNNFGVFQFLETVYCVGILNLDDVMFEQFMAVCPHLRNLGIRACMGLRNLNIRSSNLMSLNLGALSPHLSLQMVCPRLIEISLTDCGPYPVLKLLQGISRAESRSESIKRITLLNYNTGNAINPGIPSIAVLNSFPGLEELIIHGQCFQEMISYEISVAELTLSNLKMVRAHIGLDKGEKAVTFLGFLLRHSPLTVTRVFLPERCPRIMRIQLQDLEMKFSKSRLSTATRRWSINSKEACQFCEKYVEY; encoded by the exons ATGGCAATCACAAGGTTAATGGCTAGAGCATCTACACCAGACAGGCTGTCTGCATTATCAGATGATGTTCTTTTAGATCATATTTTCACAAAGATTTCTTACAGAGATGTTGTACGCTCCTCCATCCTCTCTCAGAGATGGCGATTCTTGTGGAGGAAAACACCCATCCTCAAGTTTTGTCTTGAGGATTTTAGGAAACAAAAAGATGACATGAGGATACAAGCCATAATTAATAAAGCCTTTCTCCACCTCGATGCTCGTCTTCTCTATTTGAATCTACGAGTCGCCTTAGATGACCCCAAGGCTGCCGATATCAACAATTGGATTCGACTTGCAGCTGAAAAAAAGGTGGAGCGCATGGAGCTATACATCTCTTATAGAGATCCAAACACTAGGATTGACGCTTCTACCATAGTGGAGCTTGGAGACTCTTTTTTAAGGTGTGAAAACCTCACTGCCCTAGTACTGAAATCCATCAATCTTCCCATGATACCCAATAATTTTGGGGTTTTCCAATTCCTGGAAACAGTTTATTGTGTGGGTATTTTGAATTTGGATGATGTCATGTTTGAGCAATTCATGGCCGTCTGCCCACATCTCCGAAATTTGGGCATTCGCGCTTGTATGGGGTTGAGAAACTTGAATATACGTTCTTCCAATCTCATGTCCCTAAATCTAGGAGCTCTAAGCCCTCATTTATCATTGCAGATGGTTTGTCCTCGATTGATTGAAATTAGCCTCACGGATTGCGGGCCATACCCGGTGCTTAAATTACTACAAGGAATTTCAAGAGCAGAATCAAGATCAGAATCTATCAAACGTATTACTCTTCTCAATTATAATACAGGCAATGCCATTAATCCAGGAATTCCTAGTATTGCTGTTCTTAACAGTTTTCCTGGGCTTGAAGAGCTGATAATCCATGGCCAATGTTTCCAG GAAATGATATCATATGAGATTTCAGTAGCAGAGTTGACATTGTCAAATTTGAAGATGGTGCGTGCCCACATTGGACTAGACAAGGGTGAAAAGGCAGTGACATTTCTGGGTTTTCTTCTCAGACATAGTCCATTAACTGTAACAAGGGTTTTTCTGCCTGAACGCTGTCCTAGAATCATGCGAATTCAATTGCAAGATTTGGAAATGAAGTTCTCAAAATCAAGATTGTCCACTGCCACAAGAAGATGGTCAATCAATTCAAAAGAAGCTTGCCAGTTTTGTGAAAAATACGTGGAATATTAG